One Thermosphaera aggregans DNA segment encodes these proteins:
- a CDS encoding DNA primase small subunit domain-containing protein, with translation MSLRDQSSIVLRNIIRSYYKKRPLQPPPEIHKREIALESLEDGAYLRHLSFAYMDRLYEYILSKKTPLHLYYSSALYENPSAQPMEAKGWLGSELIFDIDADKYQGCGESYYVCIKDNQVYDVKPDSCKSGGKPLEIPLLSWDCVRRALEEAVKLKDILTSDLGFKDVKIFFSGNRGFHVRVSDESVLTLNSEERRLIADYVSCENLDQERVFPTYRFKREERVVFSNVEYGLRRRVKLEAEKAGILRKDRLRNEEVFTISVDELSIMLQSVCVSIDKVVTMDLSRLSRFVGSLNCKSGLKIVEVSDVSKFMDFTYKDLSPFKGKISVTPLVDFPGLPIYGNRIDLRKGVKMELDAEDALYVVLKGLAHLYNIKSLEVKA, from the coding sequence ATGTCGCTCCGAGATCAGAGTAGTATTGTTTTAAGGAACATTATAAGGAGCTACTACAAGAAGCGTCCATTACAACCTCCTCCCGAGATTCATAAGAGGGAAATAGCTCTTGAAAGCCTTGAGGATGGGGCTTACCTGAGACATCTTTCTTTCGCCTACATGGACAGGTTGTACGAGTATATTTTGAGTAAGAAGACCCCTCTCCACCTCTACTACTCCTCCGCACTTTACGAGAACCCTTCAGCACAGCCCATGGAGGCTAAGGGGTGGCTGGGCTCGGAGCTGATATTCGATATCGACGCTGACAAGTACCAGGGTTGCGGCGAATCATACTACGTCTGCATCAAGGATAACCAGGTTTACGATGTTAAGCCTGACTCGTGCAAGAGCGGCGGCAAGCCTTTGGAAATCCCCCTGTTATCATGGGATTGCGTTAGGAGGGCTCTTGAAGAAGCTGTCAAGCTCAAGGACATATTAACGAGCGACCTGGGCTTTAAGGATGTGAAAATCTTCTTCTCCGGTAACAGAGGCTTCCACGTTAGAGTATCCGATGAGTCAGTGCTTACTTTAAACAGCGAAGAGAGAAGGCTGATTGCTGACTATGTTTCATGTGAAAACCTTGACCAAGAAAGGGTTTTCCCCACCTACCGGTTTAAGAGGGAGGAAAGAGTCGTATTCTCCAACGTGGAGTATGGGTTGAGGAGAAGGGTGAAGCTTGAGGCTGAGAAAGCCGGTATCCTACGGAAGGATAGGTTGAGGAATGAGGAAGTATTCACTATAAGCGTGGACGAGCTCTCAATCATGTTGCAAAGCGTTTGCGTGTCGATAGATAAGGTTGTAACCATGGACTTGTCAAGGCTTTCCAGGTTCGTTGGGAGCTTGAACTGTAAATCAGGGTTGAAGATTGTTGAAGTAAGCGATGTCTCTAAGTTCATGGATTTCACGTACAAGGACCTCTCCCCGTTCAAGGGGAAAATCTCGGTAACCCCGCTGGTTGATTTTCCAGGCTTACCAATATATGGAAACAGGATTGATCTTCGCAAAGGGGTTAAAATGGAACTGGATGCAGAGGACGCGTTGTATGTGGTTTTAAAGGGCTTGGCGCATTTATATAATATAAAATCCTTGGAGGTTAAGGCTTGA